Genomic window (Thioflexithrix psekupsensis):
GCGGATCAGGCTGGAATGTGATCAAAGTCATTTGGGGATCAGCGTGGGACCCGTTATTGGCCGCGGATAAAGACGGCTTATTGCGCAAACGCATGGAAGAAGCCGTTGATGGCGAATACCAGAATTTTAAAGCCAAAGGTGGGGCTTATACTCGTGAGTATTTCTTTGGCAAATACCCCGAATTAAAAGCAATGGTCGCCAACATGACTGATGAAGACATTTGGCGACTCAATCGCGGCGGCCACGATCCGCATAAAGTCTATGCCGCTTATGCCGCTGCCATGAGACATACGGGACAACCCACTGTTATTCTTGCCAAAACCGTCAAAGGCTACGGCATGGGACCCGCAGGCGAAGGCCAAAACATCACCCATCAACAAAAGAAAATGGGAACAGAAGATTTACGTTCTTTTAAACGTCGTTTTAATATTCCCATTGCCGACGAGCAAATTGCCGACGCGCCTTATTATCGCCCGGCGGAAAATAGCCCAGAAATTCAATATTTACAACAATGTCGTCAGGCTTTAGGGGGATATTTACCCGCTCGCCAACGCAAAGCGCGCCCGCTTAATTTACCGCCTTTAGATGACTTATTCGGTACGGTATTAGCGGGCAGTGGAGATCGAGAACAATCGACGACAATGGTTTTTGTGCGCTTACTGACCGCATTAACCCGCGATAAAAACTTAGGACGGCACATTGTCCCGATTGTGCCTGACGAATCGCGTACTTTTGGTATGGAAGGGATGTTTCGTCAATTGGGCATTTACTCTTCTCAAGGTCAGTTATACGAGCCGCAAGACGCGGATCAATTAATGTATTATAGAGAAGACAAACAAGGACAAATCTTACAAGAAGGCATCAACGAAGCAGGCGCATTTTCTTCTTGGATGGCTGCGGGGACGGCGTATAGCAATCATGGTGTGATCATGATTCCGTTTTTCATTTTTTACTCCATGTTTGGTTTCCAACGGGTGGGCGATTTGGCGTGGGCAGCGGGAGACATGCAAGTGCGTGGTTTCCTCATCGGTGGCACGGCAGGGCGTACGACTTTGGCGGGAGAAGGTTTACAGCATCAAGACGGCCACAGCTTGTTACAAGCCGCCACCATTCCTAACTGTATTTCTTATGATCCGTGTTTCGGCTACGAAATGGCCGTGATTATTCACGACGGATTAAGACGCATGGTCAGCGAACAAGAAGATGTGTTTTATTACATCACGGCCATGAACGAGAATTATCTGCAACCCGAAATGCCTAAAGAATCAGGAATTCAAGAAGGTATTTTAAAAGGCTTATATCGCTTAAAAACTAGCGCATTGCAAGATGCAAAAAAAGTGCAATTAATCGGCAGTGGTACGATTTTACGCGAAGTGATTGAAGCCGCAGCCTTATTGGCACAAGACTTTAATATTGCAGCGGATATTTGGAGCGCGACCAGTTTCAACGAATTGCGTCGTGAGGGTTTAGACGTGCAACGGTGGAATTTATTAAACCCCGAAAAGAAAGCGCGTAAAACTTACGTTGAACAGTGTTTTCAAGACTGTAAATCACCCATTATTGCCGCGACGGATTATATTAAATTGATGGCGGATCAAATTCGGCCGTTTCTCACCCAACCTTATTACGTGCTAGGCACGGATGGATTTGGGCGCAGTGATACACGTAAGAATTTACGGCGATTTTTTGAAGTGGATCGTTACTACATTGCGGTCACGGCGTTAAAAGCCTTGGCCGATGCGGGCGAAATTTCGCCGCGTAAAGTGACCGATGCGCTCAAAAAATACAAGCTGGATGTCAACAAACCCAATCCTAGTCGCGTATAAGGGGAGAAATAACGATGGCTGTTCAAGACGTAAAAGTGCCTGACATCGGTGATTTTTCCGATGTGCCGATTATTGAAATACTTGTTAAAGTGGGCGATAAAGTCGCCGTGGAACAACCGCTGGCGACATTGGAAAGCGATAAGGCCACCATGGAAGTGCCGTGTGATGTGGCTGGTGTTGTACAAAACGTAGTGGCAAAAATTGGTGATCGTGTTTCACAAGGCAGCGTGTTAATACAAGTGGAGGCTTCGGAAGCCGTCGCAAAAACGGCGACGATTCCCGCGGCCGCTGCACCCCCCCCGAAAACACCCGCTGCACCTGCCATTGATCCCATTGTGGCATCAGCCAAAGCCGCAGATCGAGAGGCACAAACCACGCAAACCCCAGCAAATCTCCCCGATAACATGCCAAAAGCGGATACGGATTATCCTTATCGGCCGCCTTTACCGGTGCAAGCGGTGAGTTTGTTAGACGAAGCAGCCTTTAAAAAAGCCCATGCCAGTCCTTCTGTGCGACGTTTTGCGCGAGAATTGGGCGTGGATTTGGGCAAAGTGAAGGGAACGGGACTTAAATCGCGTATTTTACACGATGATGTGCGGGCATTTGTCAAACAAGCCCTACAAACTCCCGTCGCCGCAGCGAGTACAAGCGCGGTGGGCATTCCAGAAATTCCTGCGGTCGATTTCAGCAAATTTGGGGAAATCGAAACCGTGCCATTAAGCCGCATTAAGAAAATTTCAGGACAAGCTTTACATCGCAGTTGGCTAAACGTCCCCCATGTCACACAATTTGACGAAGCTGATATTACCGAAATGGAGGCATTTCGTCAGCAATTAGCCACAGAAAGCGAACGGCGCGGCGTAAAAATGACTCCATTGGCGTTTTTGCTCAAGGCTTCAGCCAGTGCGTTAAAGCGTTATCCTGATTTTAATGCGTCGTTGTCGCCCGACAAATCCCAATTGATTCGTAAAAAATACGTGCATATTGGCGTGGCAGTGGATACGCCAGAAGGTTTGGTTGTGCCTGTCATTCGAGACGTGGATCAAAAGGGTTTATTCGATTTGGCGGCCGATTTGGGCGTGGCCAGCAAAAAAGCCCGCGACGGGAAATTATCGCCCAGTGAAATGCAAGGCGGATGTTTTACAATTTCCAGTTTAGGCGGCATCGGTGGCACGGCTTTTACGCCCATTATTAACGCGCCTGAAGTGGCGATTTTAGGCGTATCTCGCTCCAGTTTAAAACCCGTTTATAAAGATGAACAATGGCTGCCGCGTTTAATGTTGCCTTTGTCTTTATCTTACGATCATCGGGTGATTGATGGCGCGGCCGCGGCGCGATTTACCAGTTATTTGAGCTTTATTTTATCCGATGTCAGAAATTTGCTGTTGTAATGAACAGTCATTAACAAAGATAAATAGGCAAGGGATAATGCGTTTTTTATAGACGTAATTATCCCTTCATCACGATTTTTTAAAGGGAAATGCAATGACTCCTATTTACGTGCCTGATATTGGCGATTTTAAAGACGTACCTATTATTGAAATTCTGGTTAAAGAAGGCGACCGTGTCAGTGTTGATGCGCCTTTAGTCACTTTGGAAAGTGATAAAGCGACAATGGACATTCCTGCGCCGTGTGCGGGGGTGATTACGCGAATTCGGGTTAATGTGGGCGATAAAGTGACGCAAGGCACGCATTTATTCGATATTTCTCCCGCCGAAGCCACACAAACCGCGCCTGCGCCCGTTTCTACGCCCGCGCCCGTCGCCGCAGTGCAAACAAATACAAGTGCAGATATACAAACGGAAGTGGTGGTGATTGGTGCGGGGCCTGGCGGTTATACGGCTGCATTTCGTGCGGCGGATTTGGGTAAAAAAGTGTTGTTAATTGAACGCTTTGCGGATTTGGGTGGGGTGTGTTTGAATGTGGGATGTATTCCTTCTAAAGCCCTGCTGCATACCGCCGCGATTCTCAATGAAGCGCGTGAAATGGAAACGTGCGGCGTACATTTCGCCCCGCCGAAAATTGATTTAGCCGCATTATTGACGTGGAAAAACGGCATTATTAAGCGTTTAACGGGCGGTTTAGCGGGTTTAGCCAAACAACGAAAAGTCACGCGATTGACGGGAATGGCTGAATTTGTCGCCGATCACCGTTTACAAGTGACGACGGCCGAAGGTTTAAAAACGGTGCAGTTTGAACAGTGTATTATTGCTGTGGGATCGCGGCCAATTAAATTAGCGCATTTGCCGTGGTCAGATGATCGTTTAATGGATTCGACCGACGCGCTGGCTTTGCGCGATGTGCCTGAGCGATTATTAATTGTCGGCGGGGGCATTATTGGTTTAGAAATGGCGACGGTTTATCATGCGCTGGGATCAAAAGTGACTGTGATGGAATTAACGGATCAATTAATCCCTGGTTGCGACCGCGATTTAGTGAAACCTTTACAGCAAAGAATTGCTAAACAATATGCAGGAATTTGGCTTAATACTAAGCTGGAAAATATTGTGACAAAACCAGAATCTTTAGAGGTTTCTTTATCGCGTGATGGCGCGTTAGAAAAACATGATTTTGATAAAGTATTAATTGCCATTGGGAGACAACCGAATGGCGCGCAATTAGCCGCTGAAAAAGCAGGCGTAACGGTGACGGAACGCGGTTTTATCCCCGTAGATCGACAAATGCGCACCAATGTTGCCCATATTTTTGCGATTGGTGATGTCGTCGGCCAACCGATGTTGGCGCATAAAGCGGTGCATGAGGCGAAAGTTGCCGCAGAAAATGCCGCAGGACATCGGGCATTTATGGATGCGCGTGTGATTCCTTCTGTGGCTTACACCGATCCCGAAGTGGCTTGGTTTGGTGTGACAGAAACGGAAGCAAAAGCGCAAGGACTCGCCTTTGAAAAAGGTGTTTTTCCTTGGCTGGCCAGCGGACGCGCTTTGAGCATGGGACGCGAAGAAGGCGTGACTAAGTTATTGTTTGATCGGGATTCTCGTCGAGTGATCGGCGGGGGGATTGTGGGATTATCGGCGGGGGAATTGTTGGCCGAAGCCGTATTAGCCTGCGAAATGGGCGCGGATGTCGATGATTTAAGCCTATTAATCCACGCCCATCCCACATTAAGCGAAACCATCGGCTTCGCCGCGGAAATGGCAACGGGAGAAATTACGGATTTGTATGCGCCGCGGCGGCAGGCGTGGCCTGTTAATCGGGGTTGAGAACTATTACAAATGCTGGTACATTGTATGTCTCAACTTACTGAGGAATAATGATGAAAAAATCGTTACTTTATTTTGTGTTTATGGGACTATTTTTGGTATCCAATCCTTCACTGGCAGACAAAGGCAACAGAGCTTGCTCAGGAAAAAAGGCGGCGTTAGCCATTGCACTCCTGACGGGAAATTTGTTTGTAAAGATGGAAAAGTGAGTAAATCTAAAAAACGTTGCCATAATAAATCGTGAATTAAACGTCACCATGCGGCCGAATAGCTAAGATAATATTTTGTGGCTATTCGGCTGTTTTTTTTATTAGACTTAAATTCTGAAAATCCTGAAATTCTGTAAATTCTGATTCAGACAAAAAAGTTTTATAAATGGCTTAATTTTGCTATAGTTATTTTCGTCATCATCATAAACAGCCTATATTCTTACGCACGACATCAGCATCCCCTTTTGTATTGTAACCATTCGGGCATTGCGTGAATTAAAACAAGGATTACACGATACAATTTTATTTCATGCTGCCGTACATATTGGCTTAATTTTTGGATTGTTATTTTAATCTGATTCTTTCCTTAACTAAAGAGACTAACAAATGCGTTATTTTTTACTTTTATATTCTGTTTTATTGGCTTTAATCACTCCCCTATCACTGTCCCATGCTAATCCAGTAGAACCCATTAAAATTGGTGCTATTTACGGCTTAACGGGCGCGGCTTCTGGCACCAATGTAAATTATTTACGAGGAACAGAATTAGCGGTGGAATATTTGATGGAAAAAGGCGGCTTATTGGGACGGCCGATTGAGTTAATTGCTTTTGACAATGAAAGTACTCCGCTGGGCAGTCGTCAAGCCGCAATGGATGCGATTGCTGCGGGCGTAGTGGCTGTGGTGGGGCCGTCGTGGAGTTCGCACGCGATGATTATTGGTCCCATTTTAAATCAAGCCAAAATTCCCATGATTGCCAGCAATGCCACGCATGAAAATGTGACTAAAGGCTTAGATTATGTGTTTCGTTCCTGTTTTACTGACTCGTTTCAAGGCGCGGTCATGGCCACATTCGCCAGAGAAACATTAAACGCTAAAACCGCGGTGGTTTTAACCAATGTCAATAGCGAATATAGCCTCGGTTTATTAGACATTTTTAGCCGTATTTTTACGGAACATTCTGGGCAAATTCTTTGGAAAGGAGAATATCAAGAAAAACAAGTTGATTTTGCGGATATATTATTACCCATAAAGGAATTCAATCCTGATGTGATTTATTTACCCGGCCATTATCGAGACACGATTTTTATTTTAAAACAAGCCTATCAATTAGGAATAAAAAATCTCTTTTTAGGGGCAGATGGAATGCTGGGGGGGAGATTGTCCGATTATGAGCCTGTTGAATCGATTGAAGGCGTTTTTTTCTCTACCCATTGGCATCCTGATATTGACACGCCTATTAGCCAAGATTTTAAACAGCGTTATTTGGCGAAATATCCCGGTGTTGTTCCCAGTGGCGTGGCCAATAGTTTCGATGCGGTATTGATTTTAGCCGATGCCATTACCCGTGCCAATAGCACTGAATCGGAGAAAATTAGAGTGGCATTAACGGAAACTAATCAATTGCCCGTTGCGACGGGAGCGATTAGTTTTGATGAACACGGCGATCCGTTGAATAAATCTGTGGTGATTTTAAGAGTAGAAAAAGGCGAATTAAAGTTGTTTAAAACAGTTACGCCTTCATTTTAATTAGGTAGGCTTATTTCTTTCCACCAAAGAGGTTAAACAATGCGTTATTTTTTGCGTTTATATTTTGTTTTTGTGGCTTTAATAAGTCAAGTATCGCTGTTACAAGCCGATCCCATAGAACCCATTAAAATTGGCGCAATTTATGGCTTAACGGGCGTGGCGGCGGGGACGAATATTCACGATCTGCGTGGGGCAGAATTAGGCGTGGAATATGTAATGGAAAAAGGCGGGGTATTAGGGCGACCGATTGAATTAATTTCTTTTGACAATCAAAGCACCCCATTAGGCAGTCGTCAAGCCGCAATGGATGCAGTGGCAGCGGGTGTGGTTGCGGTGATTGGGCCGGCGTGGAGTTCCCACGCGATGATTACAGGACCCATCTTAAATCAAGCCAAAATTCCCATGATCGCCAGCAATGCCACCCATGAGAGAGTCACTAAAGGCTTAGATTATGTGTTTCGTTCCTGTTTTATTGACCCGTTTCAAGGCGCGGTGATGGCCAAATTTGCGATTGATACTTTAAAAGCTAAAACCGCTGTTGTTTTAACCAATGTTAGCAGTGAATATAGCATTGGTTTATTAGAAATCTTTAGCCGTACTTTTACCCAACATTCTGGTCAAATTATTTGGAAAGGTGAATATCGGGAAAAACAAATTGATTTCGCCCAATTATTATTGCGAGTAAAAGAATTAAAACCCGACGTGGTTTATTTACCCGGCCATTATCGAGATACCGCATTGATTTTAAAACAAGCCTATCAATTGGGCGTAAAAACGCGCTTTTTAGGGGCAGATGGCATGTTGGGAGGAACATTGGCGGATTATCAGCCATTAGAAGCGATTGAAGGCATTTTTTTCTCTACCCATTGGCATCCTGATATCGACTCGCCCATGAGCCAAGAGTTTAAACAACGTTATCAAGCCAAATATCCCGGTACCATTCCCAATGGAAGTGTCGCCACCAGTTTTGATGCGGTGTTAATTTTAGCCGATGCCATTACCCGCGCCAATAGCACGGATTCTCAAAAAATTAGAGAGGCATTAACCCAAACCAATCAATTAAAAACGGCAACAGGTGCAATTAGTTTTGATGAACATGGCGATCCGTTAAATAAATCGGTGGTGATTTTAACGGTAGAAAAAGGCGAATTAAAGTTGTTTAAAACCGTTACGCCTTCGTTTTAATCCTTCATTAAGCCCAATAAAAAAATGCACCTTTTAACAGGTGCATTTTTTATTTATCGAGATTGGGTTTTGGCAGGATTTATTTCTAAAAATAAGAATAAGCCCACCACCAAAAAGCAAACATTAACAATCAAAAAGAAAATATCATGAAAATTGATAAACAAGCCAAAAGTACCTGTAATTAAAATAACCGCTCCTAATAAAATACGCCCAAACTGTAGCAATTTATCTACAAATAACTCCATAATGTTCACTTCCTGTGAATTAATGTATACTTTGAGAAAAAACATGGCTTGTTCTCACAAACAAAACTCAGGCCAAAATGGTACAATTTAACCGCAATTAAAGCAATGGGAATAAAAATGTCCCGTTCCTATTTAAACCTTTTCACTGCTCAATTGGATATGTTTATGCCGCGAACTCGCCAACGAATACCGCAAACGCCTACGGAAGCCACTGTGGAACGCTTCGCCCATGATGGACGCGGCATCGCACAACTGGATGGCAAAGTCGTTTTTATTTCTGGCGCATTACCGCAAGAAAAAGTAGTATTTCGTTATTTATCACGTCAACGCCATTTTGATGAAGGGCGCGTATTAGAAGTTTTACAAGCTGCGCCAGAACGTGTGACACCACCGTGTCCTCATGCGGATATTTGTGGCGGTTGTAGCCTACAACATCTCAATAGTGATGCCCAAATCGCTTTAAAACAAGCCATGTTGTTAGAACAAATCCAACACATCGCCCAAACTCAAGCCGAAGAAATCGCTCCGCCATTGCGCAGTGCGGTCTCAGGTTATCGGCATAAAGCACGTTTAGGCGTGCGCCATGTACCAGCCAAAGGCGGAATGTTGGTGGGATTTCGGGAGGAAAAAAATCGCTATTTAGCCGATTTAAGTCGCTGTGACGTTTTACATCATAGCATAGGCGAGCGGTTTATAGAATTACGAAATTGCTTAGACACACTGGATTGTAAACTACATATTCCGCAAATTGAAGTGGCGATTGGCGATCACCAAACGGCTTGTGTCATTCGTCATCTTGTGCCATTGTCGCTGGATGACCAACAGCGTCTTATCGCATTTGCTCAGCAATACCAAATTGCATTTTATACCCAAGCCAAAGGCATTGATTCGATTACCGCATTATGGCCGCCCAATTTACCGTTGGATGGGCTTTATTATCGCCATCCTGATTATGACGTGACAATTCATTTTGCGCCCAGCGATTTTACTCAAATTAATCCTGAGATGAATCGACAAATGGTGAAACAGGCTTTATCTTGGCTAAATGCCAGTGCGAATGATGACGTATTAGAATTGTTTTGTGGTTTGGGTAATTTTACCCTACCATTGGCGCGTACGGTGAAGCAAGTCACCGCCGTAGAAGGTGATGCCCAGTTGATTTCCCGCGCCAAAGCCAATGCCCACACACATGAGTTGTATAATATTAACTATTATGTGGCTAATTTAGCGGATGCGCAATTAAAAGCCGATTGGTTACAACAATCTTATCCTTATCTTTTACTTGATCCACCGCGCAGTGGCGCGCAAGAAATTCTACAGGTTTTGCCTTTGCAGCAGACCAAGCGTATCGTGTATATTTCTTGTAATCCTGCGACATTGGCGCGAGATGTGGGTTTTTTAGTGCATCAACACGGTTTCCGTTTGGCGCGAATTGGCGTTATGGACATGTTTCCACAGACGGCGCATGTTGAATCAATGGCACTGTTAATTCGTGAATGAGACAGGAGAGTTATGATGTCGAATCAAGAAAATGAAACGCTGTTACAATTTCCTTGTGATTTTCCCATTAAAATCATCGGCAAAATGGATAATGAATTTATCCCTTTGGTGAAAGCCATTATTCATCATCATTGTCCTGATTTTGAGGAAAAAGATCGGTGGCATATTAATTTAAGTAAAGGGATTAAATACTGCTCTATTACCGCAAAAATTATTGCGCATAATAAAAAACAGTTAGACGATCTTTATCGAGAATTAAGCCAACATCCGAAAGTGTTAATGGTGTTGTAGCAAAATGAGAACATTAGGCATTAAGAAATAATCTTTTTATCCGTTTGTCCTAAGTCGGGATATAAGCTTAATGCCACTTGACATTGTCGCTCAAAATACTGTTTTACTAATTCGCGGTTCTCATCCGCAGCCCTTGCCCGCACCAATTGCATTGATTTTTTTAAAAAATCTGCAATAAAAATCAATTCATTGGGATCATGATTCACAATTTGGTAATAAATTCGACTAAAAACAGGGCGCAAATTTTCTAAGGTTTGATTTAAAAAAGTATTGCCCACTAATTTTTTAGCCACGTTAGAAAAACCAAAAGATAAACAAAAAAGTTTATCCGAATCATTGGCAAATGCTGCGGCTTCAATTTCAGCAATTAACGCATCAAAGGGCAATAAATCTTCTTCTGTTTGCCACGTTTCCACCACATCGCGCCCCAATAACGCATATAAACAACCCAATAAATTATATAAACCGCGAATATCAGTATGCGTTAAAGTGGCCACAATCGCGCCTTTACGCGGCACATTCTGCACTAAATAACGACGTTCTAATAACAATAAAGCCTCACGCACCGAACCCCGGCTGACTTTTAATTCTTTGGTCACTTTCACTTCTTGAATGCGTTCGCCGGGTTGCAAATGGCCGCGAATAATTAAATCTCCCAAATAATCCGCAATCTGTTCTGCCAAACAAGGGGCTGCATTAAAATCCATACTCATCTATACATTACCTTAAAAACTAGAAAAATAATTAACGCATTAAAGCCTTCATTGCTTCGTCTAAACCAGAAAGCGTTAAGGGATACATTCTATCTCCCATTAACCGTTTTATCATGCCGATAGATTGCACATATTTCCATTGAGAATGGGTGACAGGATTTAACCAAACGGTTTTAGAATAAATGGCTTGCATTCGCTTTAACCACACCTGTCCTGCTTCGGGATTGTCATGTTCTACGCTGGCACCGGGGTAAATAATCTCATAAGGACTCATGCTGGCATCGCCGACAAAAATCACTTTATAATCACTGCCATAGGTGTGCAAAATATCCCAAGTGGGAACGCGCTCTTCAAACCGACGACGATTATCACGCCAAAGAA
Coding sequences:
- the aceE gene encoding pyruvate dehydrogenase (acetyl-transferring), homodimeric type, with translation MAESYSDLDPQETQEWLDALDAVLAQEGTERAHYLLEQLVDKARRSGAYLPYKANTAYVNTIPRHQEEHTPGDPELEWKIRSLVRWNALAMVVRANRKSSELGGHIATFASAATLYDVGFNHFFHAPTAEHGGDLVYIQGHAAPGVYARAYLEGRLTEQQLDHFRQEIAHEDGLSSYPHPWLMPDFWQFPTVSMGLGPLMAIYQARFMKYLNDRGIINATHRKVWAFMGDGEMDEPESLGAIALAAREKLDNLIFVVNCNLQRLDGPVRGNSSIIQELEADFRGSGWNVIKVIWGSAWDPLLAADKDGLLRKRMEEAVDGEYQNFKAKGGAYTREYFFGKYPELKAMVANMTDEDIWRLNRGGHDPHKVYAAYAAAMRHTGQPTVILAKTVKGYGMGPAGEGQNITHQQKKMGTEDLRSFKRRFNIPIADEQIADAPYYRPAENSPEIQYLQQCRQALGGYLPARQRKARPLNLPPLDDLFGTVLAGSGDREQSTTMVFVRLLTALTRDKNLGRHIVPIVPDESRTFGMEGMFRQLGIYSSQGQLYEPQDADQLMYYREDKQGQILQEGINEAGAFSSWMAAGTAYSNHGVIMIPFFIFYSMFGFQRVGDLAWAAGDMQVRGFLIGGTAGRTTLAGEGLQHQDGHSLLQAATIPNCISYDPCFGYEMAVIIHDGLRRMVSEQEDVFYYITAMNENYLQPEMPKESGIQEGILKGLYRLKTSALQDAKKVQLIGSGTILREVIEAAALLAQDFNIAADIWSATSFNELRREGLDVQRWNLLNPEKKARKTYVEQCFQDCKSPIIAATDYIKLMADQIRPFLTQPYYVLGTDGFGRSDTRKNLRRFFEVDRYYIAVTALKALADAGEISPRKVTDALKKYKLDVNKPNPSRV
- the aceF gene encoding dihydrolipoyllysine-residue acetyltransferase, which produces MAVQDVKVPDIGDFSDVPIIEILVKVGDKVAVEQPLATLESDKATMEVPCDVAGVVQNVVAKIGDRVSQGSVLIQVEASEAVAKTATIPAAAAPPPKTPAAPAIDPIVASAKAADREAQTTQTPANLPDNMPKADTDYPYRPPLPVQAVSLLDEAAFKKAHASPSVRRFARELGVDLGKVKGTGLKSRILHDDVRAFVKQALQTPVAAASTSAVGIPEIPAVDFSKFGEIETVPLSRIKKISGQALHRSWLNVPHVTQFDEADITEMEAFRQQLATESERRGVKMTPLAFLLKASASALKRYPDFNASLSPDKSQLIRKKYVHIGVAVDTPEGLVVPVIRDVDQKGLFDLAADLGVASKKARDGKLSPSEMQGGCFTISSLGGIGGTAFTPIINAPEVAILGVSRSSLKPVYKDEQWLPRLMLPLSLSYDHRVIDGAAAARFTSYLSFILSDVRNLLL
- the lpdA gene encoding dihydrolipoyl dehydrogenase: MTPIYVPDIGDFKDVPIIEILVKEGDRVSVDAPLVTLESDKATMDIPAPCAGVITRIRVNVGDKVTQGTHLFDISPAEATQTAPAPVSTPAPVAAVQTNTSADIQTEVVVIGAGPGGYTAAFRAADLGKKVLLIERFADLGGVCLNVGCIPSKALLHTAAILNEAREMETCGVHFAPPKIDLAALLTWKNGIIKRLTGGLAGLAKQRKVTRLTGMAEFVADHRLQVTTAEGLKTVQFEQCIIAVGSRPIKLAHLPWSDDRLMDSTDALALRDVPERLLIVGGGIIGLEMATVYHALGSKVTVMELTDQLIPGCDRDLVKPLQQRIAKQYAGIWLNTKLENIVTKPESLEVSLSRDGALEKHDFDKVLIAIGRQPNGAQLAAEKAGVTVTERGFIPVDRQMRTNVAHIFAIGDVVGQPMLAHKAVHEAKVAAENAAGHRAFMDARVIPSVAYTDPEVAWFGVTETEAKAQGLAFEKGVFPWLASGRALSMGREEGVTKLLFDRDSRRVIGGGIVGLSAGELLAEAVLACEMGADVDDLSLLIHAHPTLSETIGFAAEMATGEITDLYAPRRQAWPVNRG
- a CDS encoding ABC transporter substrate-binding protein, with translation MRYFLLLYSVLLALITPLSLSHANPVEPIKIGAIYGLTGAASGTNVNYLRGTELAVEYLMEKGGLLGRPIELIAFDNESTPLGSRQAAMDAIAAGVVAVVGPSWSSHAMIIGPILNQAKIPMIASNATHENVTKGLDYVFRSCFTDSFQGAVMATFARETLNAKTAVVLTNVNSEYSLGLLDIFSRIFTEHSGQILWKGEYQEKQVDFADILLPIKEFNPDVIYLPGHYRDTIFILKQAYQLGIKNLFLGADGMLGGRLSDYEPVESIEGVFFSTHWHPDIDTPISQDFKQRYLAKYPGVVPSGVANSFDAVLILADAITRANSTESEKIRVALTETNQLPVATGAISFDEHGDPLNKSVVILRVEKGELKLFKTVTPSF
- a CDS encoding ABC transporter substrate-binding protein; protein product: MRYFLRLYFVFVALISQVSLLQADPIEPIKIGAIYGLTGVAAGTNIHDLRGAELGVEYVMEKGGVLGRPIELISFDNQSTPLGSRQAAMDAVAAGVVAVIGPAWSSHAMITGPILNQAKIPMIASNATHERVTKGLDYVFRSCFIDPFQGAVMAKFAIDTLKAKTAVVLTNVSSEYSIGLLEIFSRTFTQHSGQIIWKGEYREKQIDFAQLLLRVKELKPDVVYLPGHYRDTALILKQAYQLGVKTRFLGADGMLGGTLADYQPLEAIEGIFFSTHWHPDIDSPMSQEFKQRYQAKYPGTIPNGSVATSFDAVLILADAITRANSTDSQKIREALTQTNQLKTATGAISFDEHGDPLNKSVVILTVEKGELKLFKTVTPSF
- the rlmD gene encoding 23S rRNA (uracil(1939)-C(5))-methyltransferase RlmD is translated as MSRSYLNLFTAQLDMFMPRTRQRIPQTPTEATVERFAHDGRGIAQLDGKVVFISGALPQEKVVFRYLSRQRHFDEGRVLEVLQAAPERVTPPCPHADICGGCSLQHLNSDAQIALKQAMLLEQIQHIAQTQAEEIAPPLRSAVSGYRHKARLGVRHVPAKGGMLVGFREEKNRYLADLSRCDVLHHSIGERFIELRNCLDTLDCKLHIPQIEVAIGDHQTACVIRHLVPLSLDDQQRLIAFAQQYQIAFYTQAKGIDSITALWPPNLPLDGLYYRHPDYDVTIHFAPSDFTQINPEMNRQMVKQALSWLNASANDDVLELFCGLGNFTLPLARTVKQVTAVEGDAQLISRAKANAHTHELYNINYYVANLADAQLKADWLQQSYPYLLLDPPRSGAQEILQVLPLQQTKRIVYISCNPATLARDVGFLVHQHGFRLARIGVMDMFPQTAHVESMALLIRE
- a CDS encoding HP0495 family protein; translation: MMSNQENETLLQFPCDFPIKIIGKMDNEFIPLVKAIIHHHCPDFEEKDRWHINLSKGIKYCSITAKIIAHNKKQLDDLYRELSQHPKVLMVL
- a CDS encoding GntR family transcriptional regulator; translated protein: MSMDFNAAPCLAEQIADYLGDLIIRGHLQPGERIQEVKVTKELKVSRGSVREALLLLERRYLVQNVPRKGAIVATLTHTDIRGLYNLLGCLYALLGRDVVETWQTEEDLLPFDALIAEIEAAAFANDSDKLFCLSFGFSNVAKKLVGNTFLNQTLENLRPVFSRIYYQIVNHDPNELIFIADFLKKSMQLVRARAADENRELVKQYFERQCQVALSLYPDLGQTDKKIIS